TACCTCTCTTGTGTCTGCAGTGATTTTTTCTCCTGATGATTTAAATATTATCAAAAGCAGCCCCTCTCACCGGAGAAATTTTTTAGACCATATTCTGGACAGTACCCATAATAATTTTCCGGGCATAAGGCTCAAATATCAGAAAACACTTAACCAGCGCAATTCTCTTATTAAAAGCATGAGTCGCCAGAAACTCTCAGGGGATAATCCTACCTTGAAGGTATGGAATGAAAACCTTATAAATTACGGAAAGAAGATAATTGAATACCGGCTGGAACTGGTACAGGGTATAGAGGAGAGGTTTAGCCAGCTGGTTGAATATTTTTTTCCGGGATGCAGGGCCAAGCTGGCCTATGTACCCAGCTGGAACCGGGAGAAGAACCAGAGCCCTGCAACCGCCGGAGGGATGGAATCAGACTACAAGGAAGCCATGACCGATGCCTGGGACAAGGACCTGGCATTAAAGAGTACCACCATAGGCCCCCACAGGGATGATCTGTATATATCCCTGCAGGGTTCTGATCTCAGGAGTTTTGGCTCCCAGGGCCAGCAGCGGATAGCTGCTGTATCCTTAAAATTATGTGAGCTGTTCTTTCTAAACCAGCAGCTGGGCAAGAGCCCCATACTTCTCTTAGATGATGTATTGTCGGAGCTGGATGTGATCAGAAAGAAATTGCTTATAGAAAAACTGGGAGATGGTTTTCAGACCTTTATTACTGCTGCCAATATACATTACCTGGATGATTTGCCTTTAAATATTGCCGCTTCCCATGTGGTAAAAAATGGAAATATATACAGTGGTGATTAAGGGGTGTTTACCCCTGGAAAACCTTTTATTCTGAATATTAATATATACCATATTATGATATCATTATTTAAAAATTGTAACTTCATTGTAACCACGGTAAAACTGAAGCCGCAGGAGAAATAATGGAACTGGCAAGCATATATTTCAGGATATTGAATATCTTATTGGCGCCGGTATTTTTAATTGGGTTTTCTGCTGCCATATTTAGTTCTGTAGACCATTCGGAGATCATAAGAGCTAAGCTGGCTGGAGATATTGGCCAACCGGTGAACAAGAGCATGGAGCAAAATGGGTAAAGACAATATACAGCCTCTGGGAAATATTATAGATGAAGTTGTGGGCCAGTTAAATATTGGGCACCGGCTCAAAGTATCTGGGATATTTAATCATTGGAAGGATATAGTGGGATCACAGATAAGCAAAAAATCCAAACCGCAGAGGCTAAAAAACGGTACCCTGTATGTATCGGTTACCAGCTCTACCTGGGCCAATGAGCTGGACCTGATGTCGCAGCAGCTTATAGAGAAGATAAACCAATATGCCGGGTGTGAGGTTGTAGAGCAAATCAGGTTTAAAGCAGACCTGAAAAACGATGATTTTTAGTTGAACCGGGTACTAAAATTTTGGTAAAAATATGTTATAATATTCAGGAATAAAAATAAAATTTTTACCCTGTAAGAATATGTTTGTATTTGGGGTAATGAGTATAATATTGGCGGCTTTTGGCTGTTTACTTATTACCCTTTATTTATGTAAAGATGGTTAAGAGGTGTGTTTTTTGGTAAATTCTAATTATGATGCGAAAGATATAACGGTTTTAGAGGGTTTGGTTGCGGTAAGAAGGAGACCGAGCATGTATATTGGCTCTACCGGCTCCAGAGGGCTGCACCATCTTATATATGAAGTAATAGACAACAGCATAGACGAGGCCATGGCCGGGGTATGTGACAATATCCTGGTGGTGTTAAACAGGGACAATTCGGTTACTGTAGTAGACAATGGCAGAGGGATACCGGTTAAGAAGGTAGATAAATATAATCTTTCGGCAGTGGAAGTGGTGCTTACCAAACTTCATGCCGGGGGAAAATTTGGTGGCGACGGCTATAAGGTATCGGGCGGACTGCATGGTGTAGGGGTATCGGTAGTAAATGCTCTTTCTGAAAAACTTACTGTAGAGGTAAGAAGGGATGGCTATGTTTTCAAGCAGGAGTTCGCCAGGGGAGAGCCTACTACCAAGCTTAAAAAAGTTGAACCTGCCAAATCCCATGGAACCGTAATAAAATTTTACCCTGATCCATTAATATTTGAAGAGATTAATTACAAATACGAGATACTGTCCAGCAGAATGAGGGAGATGGCCTTTTTAAACCAGGGACTTAAGATTACCCTGGTGGACCAGAGAGACGAGATAGAAAAAAGGGATGTCTTTCAGTATAGGGGTGGAATAGTAGACTTTGTAAAGTATTTATGTGAAAAAAAAGATGTACTGCATAAAAAGGTTATATACATAAGCAATGCAGAAGACGACCATGAGCTGGAGATAGCCATGCAGTATACCGACGGCTATTCGGAAAGTATCTTTTCCTTTGCCAACAATATTAATACCACTGAAGGGGGAACCCATCTCAGTGGTTTTAAGGGTGCTTTAACCAGGACCATCAATGATTATGCCCGTACCAACAAACTGCTTAAGGAAAAAGAAGATAACCTTACTGGCGAAGATATAAGGGAAGGACTTACCGGTATTATAAGTGTTAAGCTGAAAGATCCTCAATTTGAAGGCCAGACTAAAACTAAGCTGGGCAATAGTGAAATAAAGGGTTTTGTGGAGAGTACGGTAAATGCCAAACTGGCAGAATTTCTGGAAGAAAACCCTTCCATAGGAAAAGTTATAGTAAACAAGAGCATGGAGGCAGCTAGAGCCAGAAATGCTGCCAAGAAGGCCAGAGATCTTACTAGGAAGAAATCCCTTCTGGAAAGCAGTTCTTTACCCGGCAAGCTGGCTGACTGTTCGGTAAATGACCCACAGTTTTGTGAACTGTTTCTGGTAGAGGGAGATTCGGCAGGGGGCAGCGCCAAACAGGCTCGTGATCGCCGGTTCCAGGCCATACTGCCCTTGAAGGGGAAAATATTAAATGTGGAAAAAGCCAGGCTTAACAAAATACTTAACAGTGTAGAAATACAGGCCATAATTACCGCTATGGGCACCAGCATTGATGAAGAGTTTGATATAGGAAATGCCCGTTATGGCAAGATAATTATAATGACTGATGCGGATATAGATGGAGCCCATATCAGGACCCTTATCTTAACTTTCCTTTTTAGGTATATGCCGGGGTTACTTGAAGAGGGCTATGTTTATATTGCCCAGCCGCCGCTGTACCAGGTAAAGAGCGGTAAACAGGTTTATTATGCTTACAGTGAAAAAGAGCTGCAAGCGGTGCTGGAAAAAGTTAAGGGTTCCAAAGTTGATGTACAGCAGTACAAGGGTCTGGGAGAGATGGATGCTGAGCAGCTGTGGGAGACCACCATGAATCCCGAGACCAGAACATTACTTAAGGTGGAGATAGAAGATGCTTTAATTGCTGATGATATATTTTCCACACTTATGGGCAGTAAGGTTGAACCCAGAAGGGATTTTATACAGAAAAATGCAAGAGACGTTTCATTTATTGACATTTAGGCAGGCAGATAATGGTATTTGAATTAAGAGGAAAAGTAAAGAATATTGAAATAGAATCCGAGATGCAGGAGTCTTACCTGAATTATGCCATGAGCGTAATCATAGGAAGGGCACTGCCGGATGTAAGGGATGGACTGAAGCCGGTACATCGAAGAATTCTCTACGCTATGCAGGATATGGGGATGACCCATAATAGCGCCTATAAAAAATGTGCCAGGATTGTAGGAGAGGTACTGGGCAAGTACCACCCCCATGGAGACACGGCAGTTTATGATTCCATGGTGAGGATGGCCCAAGACTTTTCTCACCGCTATCCCCTGATAGACGGGCATGGCAACTTTGGATCCATAGACGGGGACAGCGCCGCTGCCATGAGGTATACAGAAGCCAGGCTTTCCAGGATAGCCGGAGAGCTGCTGGTGGACCTGGAAAAGGAAACGGTTGATTTTGTGGACAATTTCGACAGTTCCCTCAAAGAGCCCAGAGTGCTTCCTGCTAAATTCCCGAATTTATTGGTTAACGGCTCTTCCGGAATCGCAGTAGGCATGGCTACCAATATCCCTCCCCATAACCTGGGAGAGGTTATTGATGCTATCGTACTTTATATCGATAATCCCCAGGTTACAGTAATGGAACTTATGAAGAAGTTAAAAGGCCCTGATTTTCCTACTGGGGGCATGATTATGGGTATGGATGGAATAGTTAATGCCTATAAGAGTGGCAGGGGAAGGGTTGTAATGAGGGGGAAAGTACATCTTGAACAGCAGAAAAAAGGTAAACCCCAGGTTATTATAAGTGAGCTTCCTTATCAGGTTAACAAGTCCAAGCTGATTGAGAAAATAGCTGAACTGGTAAAGACCAAGAAAATTGAAGGTATCAGTGATTTAAGGGATGAATCGGATAAAGCAGGAATGAGGGTAGCAGTAGAGCTCAAGAGGGATGTAGAGCCTAATGTAATCATCAATCATCTTTATAAGCACACCCAGCTGGAGGAAACCTTCGGCATTATACTGATTGCCTTAGTGGATGGGGTTCCCAAGACTTTAAATCTGCCGCAGCTGATTGAAGAGTATAAGAAACACAGGTACCAGGTAGTAGTAAGAAGAATAAAGTATGAGCTAAGAAAAGCAGAAGAGCGGGCCCATATACTGGAAGGCTTGCTGATAGCCCTGGATAATCTGGATGAGGTTATAAAAACCATAAGGTCTTCCAAGGATGTAGCTACTGCCAAGAAGAGACTTATTAAAAAGTTTGATCTTTCACCAGTGCAGGCCCAGGCCATACTGGATATGAAACTGCAGAGGCTTACCGGGCTGGAAAGAGACAAGGTTAAAAGTGAATACAAGGACCTGCAGAAGAGGATAACCGAACTGAAAAAGATATTAGGTAGTGACGAGCTTATATACAAGATTATCAAGGAAGAGCTTCAGGATATGAAGAAGAAATATGCGGATCCCAGAAGAACCGATATAACTACCTCGTCAGCAGATATGGAAATAGAGGACCTTATTCCCGAGGAAGAGAATGTAATAGCAGTTACCCATTCAGGGTATATTAAAAGGGTTCCGGTTACTACTTACAGAAAGCAGAGAAGGGGCGGCAGGGGAGTTAGCGGCATGAATTTGAAACTTGATGATTTTATGGAGCACTTGTTTATCTCTTCTACCCACCACTACATAATGTTCTTTTCCAATAAGGGTAAAGTGTACAGGCTTAAGGTACATGAGCTGCCTACCGGAAGCAGAACCTCCAAGGGAAAGGCCATTGTTAATATCCTTCCCTTTCGTTCGGGAGAAAGGGTTACTGCCATAATAGCGGTTAAAGAATATAATGAGGACGAATACTTGATAATGGCCACCAAAAAGGGACTGGTTAAGAAAACGGTGATTACTGATTATGATACCTCCAGGAAAGATGGAATTATAGCCATAAATATCCGCAAGGGTGACGAGCTGATTAAAGTGGAAAAATCCAGTGGAAATGACGATGTCATAATAGTTTCCCAGAATGGCAAGGCCATCAGGTTCTCAGAACAGGATTGCAGGTCTATGGGAAGAACTGCTACCGGGGTAAAGGGCATGAACCTTTCCAAAGGGGACCAGGTTCTTACCATGATGGTGGTAAAAGATATAGACGCAGACCTGTTTGTTCTAACTGAAAATGGATTTGGCAAAAGAACTCCCCTGCCCAAATATAATCGGCAGAACCGGGGAGGCCAGGGAGTATCGACGGTTAAGCTTACCGAGAAAAGGGGTAAGCTGGCTGGGGCCGGTATAGTCAGGGAAGGCCAGGATATAATGGTTATCTCTACCAATGGTGTGCTGATAAGGACTCCGGCAAAATCTATTTCCAGAACCGGGAGATCCACTACCGGAGTTAAGATAATGAATCTGGACAAAGATAGCAGGATTGCCTCCTTTGGCATTATAGCTCCTGAAAACTAAAATATTTTTAACCTATATAATTTTTAGAAAATTTTATAAAATAAAATTAATACTTTGTTAAACCATAAAGAAAGGAAGAGAGATGTCAGAAGAGAACAAACCAGAGGTACATCCGGATTTCAACAAAAAAAGCTCAACCAGCATGGACCCGAAGATGGCTGTACTTATTTCCCACATCGGTTTTGTTGTTGGAGCGGGCTGGCTTTCAGGGCTAATCGTTTATTTGCTGGAAAAGGAAAACTATTTTGTTAAGTTCCATGCTATGCAGTCGTTGATAATAGGTATCGCGGAGATTATTGGCTATATAATAGGTGCAATCTTAAGCGTATTTATAATTGGAGTAGCATGTTTTCCTATTGTCTGGATTGCAGCTTTGATTATCAGGATAATAATAGTAATGAAGGCTAATCAGGGCGAACTCTACAAGTTCCCTGGTATTGGTGGAATGGCTGAAAAATACACCAAGATGTAATTTCGTCTTTTATGATCGATCAGGAGAGAGTGATGACAGTAGAAAGAAAAACTTTAAAAAGCATAAGTGAATTATCAATATTCAAGTACTTGCTGGTTTTCTACCTTATATTCTTTGTCATTGCCCTTATTGTTACGGGAATAGTATTTCTATTTACCTGGTTGGGATTTGCTGCGGCAGGGGCAAGCATGAATGATATGTTAGCCAATGCAGGAATAAACCTGGACTGGATACCAGGAGGGGGAGCCATAGGAATTGTTGTGTTTATTATTGGCGGCCTTATTGGCTCTGTAATTTATGCCGCGATAGGTACCTTGACCATGTGGATACTTAATATTATCCTGAAAATAAGCGGGGGAATTGAATTAAGGTTTGTTGAGAGAAAACAAAGCTAACAGAGTGTAGGGTTTGCATATATACCTTGACAAAATTACCTTTAATTGGTATTTTTTGCTCTGTTCTTTTTGGATGGGGGCCTATAGCTCAGCTGGTTAGAGCGCATCCCTGATAAGGATGAGGCCTCTGGTTCGAGTCCAGATAGGCCCACCATAAAAAGTTGGCTGCATATCTATGGTTAAGATCAGCCCACCTGACAGGATAGTGTTTATTTAGTGGTAATTTGACAATAAGTAGACTGTTGGTTGGCCTGATTGGAAACCAATGTCTTTGGATGTGGGGATGTAGTTCAGTGGGAGAACGCTTGTCTGGCAGACAAGAGGTCGGCGGTTCAAGTCCGCTCATCTCCACCAATTCTAATT
This portion of the Actinomycetes bacterium genome encodes:
- a CDS encoding DUF4870 domain-containing protein; the encoded protein is MDPKMAVLISHIGFVVGAGWLSGLIVYLLEKENYFVKFHAMQSLIIGIAEIIGYIIGAILSVFIIGVACFPIVWIAALIIRIIIVMKANQGELYKFPGIGGMAEKYTKM
- the gyrA gene encoding DNA gyrase subunit A codes for the protein MVFELRGKVKNIEIESEMQESYLNYAMSVIIGRALPDVRDGLKPVHRRILYAMQDMGMTHNSAYKKCARIVGEVLGKYHPHGDTAVYDSMVRMAQDFSHRYPLIDGHGNFGSIDGDSAAAMRYTEARLSRIAGELLVDLEKETVDFVDNFDSSLKEPRVLPAKFPNLLVNGSSGIAVGMATNIPPHNLGEVIDAIVLYIDNPQVTVMELMKKLKGPDFPTGGMIMGMDGIVNAYKSGRGRVVMRGKVHLEQQKKGKPQVIISELPYQVNKSKLIEKIAELVKTKKIEGISDLRDESDKAGMRVAVELKRDVEPNVIINHLYKHTQLEETFGIILIALVDGVPKTLNLPQLIEEYKKHRYQVVVRRIKYELRKAEERAHILEGLLIALDNLDEVIKTIRSSKDVATAKKRLIKKFDLSPVQAQAILDMKLQRLTGLERDKVKSEYKDLQKRITELKKILGSDELIYKIIKEELQDMKKKYADPRRTDITTSSADMEIEDLIPEEENVIAVTHSGYIKRVPVTTYRKQRRGGRGVSGMNLKLDDFMEHLFISSTHHYIMFFSNKGKVYRLKVHELPTGSRTSKGKAIVNILPFRSGERVTAIIAVKEYNEDEYLIMATKKGLVKKTVITDYDTSRKDGIIAINIRKGDELIKVEKSSGNDDVIIVSQNGKAIRFSEQDCRSMGRTATGVKGMNLSKGDQVLTMMVVKDIDADLFVLTENGFGKRTPLPKYNRQNRGGQGVSTVKLTEKRGKLAGAGIVREGQDIMVISTNGVLIRTPAKSISRTGRSTTGVKIMNLDKDSRIASFGIIAPEN
- the gyrB gene encoding DNA topoisomerase (ATP-hydrolyzing) subunit B — translated: MVNSNYDAKDITVLEGLVAVRRRPSMYIGSTGSRGLHHLIYEVIDNSIDEAMAGVCDNILVVLNRDNSVTVVDNGRGIPVKKVDKYNLSAVEVVLTKLHAGGKFGGDGYKVSGGLHGVGVSVVNALSEKLTVEVRRDGYVFKQEFARGEPTTKLKKVEPAKSHGTVIKFYPDPLIFEEINYKYEILSSRMREMAFLNQGLKITLVDQRDEIEKRDVFQYRGGIVDFVKYLCEKKDVLHKKVIYISNAEDDHELEIAMQYTDGYSESIFSFANNINTTEGGTHLSGFKGALTRTINDYARTNKLLKEKEDNLTGEDIREGLTGIISVKLKDPQFEGQTKTKLGNSEIKGFVESTVNAKLAEFLEENPSIGKVIVNKSMEAARARNAAKKARDLTRKKSLLESSSLPGKLADCSVNDPQFCELFLVEGDSAGGSAKQARDRRFQAILPLKGKILNVEKARLNKILNSVEIQAIITAMGTSIDEEFDIGNARYGKIIIMTDADIDGAHIRTLILTFLFRYMPGLLEEGYVYIAQPPLYQVKSGKQVYYAYSEKELQAVLEKVKGSKVDVQQYKGLGEMDAEQLWETTMNPETRTLLKVEIEDALIADDIFSTLMGSKVEPRRDFIQKNARDVSFIDI
- a CDS encoding DUF721 domain-containing protein, whose protein sequence is MGKDNIQPLGNIIDEVVGQLNIGHRLKVSGIFNHWKDIVGSQISKKSKPQRLKNGTLYVSVTSSTWANELDLMSQQLIEKINQYAGCEVVEQIRFKADLKNDDF
- the recF gene encoding DNA replication/repair protein RecF, whose product is MFLSKLELKNFRNYQNLKLDFNRGTTLITGDNGQGKTNLLESIYYLSCGKSHRTASQKELIMDGQDFALIRAMIQGADKPRLIEFELRRDNSYKLRIDRVYFRRKSEFTSLVSAVIFSPDDLNIIKSSPSHRRNFLDHILDSTHNNFPGIRLKYQKTLNQRNSLIKSMSRQKLSGDNPTLKVWNENLINYGKKIIEYRLELVQGIEERFSQLVEYFFPGCRAKLAYVPSWNREKNQSPATAGGMESDYKEAMTDAWDKDLALKSTTIGPHRDDLYISLQGSDLRSFGSQGQQRIAAVSLKLCELFFLNQQLGKSPILLLDDVLSELDVIRKKLLIEKLGDGFQTFITAANIHYLDDLPLNIAASHVVKNGNIYSGD
- a CDS encoding DUF3566 domain-containing protein codes for the protein MTVERKTLKSISELSIFKYLLVFYLIFFVIALIVTGIVFLFTWLGFAAAGASMNDMLANAGINLDWIPGGGAIGIVVFIIGGLIGSVIYAAIGTLTMWILNIILKISGGIELRFVERKQS